Below is a window of Leishmania donovani BPK282A1 complete genome, chromosome 21 DNA.
GTGCTACGATCCTGTCGCGGCTGCAAGTGACGCACCCGTGTGCCAAGATGCTCGTGGATCTGTCCAAGGCCCAGGACATCGAAGCTGGCGACGGCACGACGTCAGTCGCGGTGCTATGCGGCGCCCTTctgcgcgccgtcgaggagctgctgaacaAGGGCATTCACCCGACGCAGATCTCCGAGAGCTTCAACGAGTGTGCCAAGCTGGCCGAGAAGGTGCTGGAGGACATGAGCATCAAGATTGACATCGACGACCGCGACACGCTTATCAAGGCAGCCATCACGTCGCTCAACTCGAAGGTCATCTCACAGAACAGCGACCTGCTGGCCCCGATGGCGGTGGACGCCGTGCGCAAGATTAtccgcagcaacggcgacgtcgaCCTGCGCGACATCCGCGTCACTTCCGCACTGGGCGGCACGATCGACGACACGGAGCTGATTCAGAATGGTATGGTGTTCAAGCAGAAGGCGTCGCGCGTTGCTGGCGGGCCGGCGCGCATCCAGGACGCCACGATCGCGCTCATCCAGTTCCAGCTCTCGCCACCCAAGACGGACATGGAGAGCACCGTCACGATCACCGACTACACGCAGATGGACCGTGCCCTCAAGGAGGAGCGCAAGTATCTGCTGGGCCTGTGCAAAGCAATCAAGGATGCGGGCGTGAatgtgctgctggtgcagaagtcggtgctgcgcgatgccgTCACGGCGCAGTCGCTTGACTTTCTCGCCAAGATGAAGATCATGGTGGTGACAGACATTGAGCGCAACGACATCGACTTCATTACGAAGACGCTTGGCTGTATGCCGGTCGCGAACCTGGAGAACCTCACCAAGGACAAGTTCGGCCACGCCAAGACGGTCATTGAGGAGGGCACGCCGAGCGGCAAGGTGATCAAGATCATGGgcgtgcagccgccgccgccgtcgtcgctcaACCACGAGCTGTTTGGCAAGACCGTGTGCTTCTTCCTGCGCGGTAGCAACAGCCTCATGCTCGAGGAGGCCGAGCGCGCCCTGCACGACTCCCTCTGCGTTATTCGATCCATTGTGAAGAAGCGCGCCATCATGccgggcggcgcggctggcgaGATTGAGGTGTGCATGCAGCTCGGCAAGTACGCGCGCGAGCGGGCGGAGGGGATGCAGACGTTCTGCATGCGGGCGTACGCGGACGCCTTCGAGATTATCCCGTACACGCTGGCGGAGAATGCTGGGATGCAGCCCATCTCGATCGTCACGGAGCTGCGTAACGCCCACGCGTCTGGGCACGTGAACAGCGGCGTGAATGTGCGCAAGGGTTGTGTGACGGACATGGTCGAGGAGAACgtggtgcagccgctgcttgTGTCGACGTCCGCCGTGCGCCTTGCCTCGGAGGCGGTGATGATGATCTTGAAGATCGACGACATCATCATGACGCGCATCTGAGCCACGTTCACCGAAAACGAGAGAGTGCGGATGGGCCACAGAGGCACGCGCGTTCTCTTTCACTCTTTCGTTGGTCTACATAGATGATGCCGaggagtgggtgggggggagggggaggagaacgCGAGGgccgcgcgcgtgtggctgCCAAGGATAACGCTGTCGAAGATGCtaaacaagaaaaaaaaggaagaaaaaccaaagaaaggaaaaggaatGCCGgaaccctccccccctccccccctcccccccccaaaaaaaaaaacaacgcacgcacacacgcaagcataGCAGGGACGACATAgtgggtgcgggtgcgcagccgccgacccccccccctctgcccctcccaTGCTGTTTTtatctctttttttttgtgtcttGTTGGAGTCTTCGTCTTGAGATTTTCCCACTTACCACCATTAGTAAGCAGCAACGTGCCGTTGTGTTCGTTGATGATGAGCATATAACGAAGGTGccaaaacacacaaaaaaaacaccccctcccttcccccgaGAAAAGCACGCCGCCGATGTGGGCACGCACGTGCGAAAGGACCATCGGTGCAAGTGGCGGATGGCATGAGAGCCACGAGGCATCtgtcctcttccctccctccccccctccgcaGACTGTCAGCGCAACGCCCGGGAGAGGGTGCATTTGCTGGGAGATGCATGAGGCTCCTCGCCTTCCtttcgcgcacacacgcacaacactcacccccttcctctcacGCTTCACCTTCGCGTTAATCATCTCGTCGTCAACCACTACCGCCTTTTCGCCCGCCTTTGGAGTACGACCATACTTGAGTGAAAACACCATATCCCGTCCGATTTGTGAAGTTAAGCACTCACAGGCTCCGTTAGTACTGAGGTCAGTGATGACTCGGGAACCCGGAGTGCCGTactcttttttcccttttctaCGCAGCTGCCCCCCTTTCCTACCAAGGCCAGCGTGCAGTGCTTGAAGCGATAGGCCTAGGAATTCATCGGTCCAGTGGTCTAGTGGCATGATTCTCCCTTAGGGTGGGAGAGGTCCCGGGTTCAATTCCCGGCTGGACCCTTTTCCCTCTACCCCGCCTCCGTGCGCCATCGCGGGGCCCCATCCTTTTTAGATGGGCCCCCCGACCCTTAGGGCCTCGCCATGGCCGACGCCCAATGCACAGCTATGAAAATTTACGGGACCATCACCAAGCGCGGTTGGTCTAGGTGGTTATGACGTCGCTTTAACACGGCGAAGGTCTCGGGTTCGAGTCCCGAACTGCGTACTTTTTCTTGCTTGGCTTTATGGACTTTATATAGTCCAGAGTGGATGAGGACACTGTGATGTAGCATTCCTAGCTCAGTCGGTAGAGCGCACGGCTCTTAACCGTGTGGTCGTGGGTTCGATCCCCACGGAGTGCGCTTTTTCCTCCCTAGCAGGAGTTGCCGCCAAAAAAGGCGCCCGGAAAAGAGGTGTGGAGGGggccgtgtgcgtgtaagttggggggtgggtggggtaCCAGGCGTTGCAGGATGGACAGCGAACGAGCATGGTGTCACGGAGGTGTGTGACGCTCTCTGATGGCGATGTTTATACGCATAAatttgattttttttttctatggCGTGACTCGCACGGGCCGTGTGTGGCAAGTAACTGCTtactcgtcgtcgtccgccgCTTCGGAGAGGTCGCctgcggagacggagaaCATGGCTgagtcgtcctcgtcctcatCGTCCTCCAACTCCTCGTCCTTCGAcgacgaggtgctgctctCGGCGGCCTTATCGGCGTTCGTTGCGTTCGCCTcagcgtcctcctcgccctgtaacttgcgcagccgcggttcgacctcctcctccagcagcgccgctagCGCCTCGGAGTAGTGGGCCATGGCGCGCGAGTACGCCGCCTCGCTGAgccagccgcggcgctgcccacgCCGCGCCAACTCCATCGGCGCAGTCGCTGGCTCGACGCAGCGCACCACGTCCGCCATGTACGGGTCGTCCATCACGTCGGCGAGTTGGAACGGGACGTAGAGCTGCCCACGGCGGATGTTGCGGCACTGcatctccagcagcgtctgaCGGCGCGCGTGGCCTGGCAGGCTCTTGTACTCGACGCGCCGCACCCTGTCGCgctcgagcagcaggcgcagcacgctCTCAATGTGAGGCGAGCGCGACACGtcccgcagccgcacaccgacgtcggagcggcgcagcagccgcaccgtaATGCGCTCGTAcatgacgctgctggcgctcgcGTACGGGTCATAGCCGagtcgcagccgcaggcgGTTGAACGGGCCGTTGCGAATGAGGTACGTGAAGCACTGCATCACCTGCTTATTGCGGTAAGCGCGCGGGCACAGCCCCGATTGCAGCATGGCGTCCTGCAGGTCCTGCACCACCCACGACGgccgctccgccagcagccgcaccatcATTTGGACCTCGGGCGGGTCAGTGTCGAGCCCGCCATCGAGGGAGCTTCCCATCGAGCGCAGGAAGCTGttgtgcgccgcctgccgcgTCGGCAACACGGCCGATTCCTCCGCGCTGATGCTGATGGTCGGCAGCGTCGCAAAGTCGTactgcgcagctgccgagCCACCGTTGGCATCCCCCGCGAGCCTGTCGTCTCTCGGTGCTGCGGTCGCAGAGACGGTCGCCACGGCGGTGTTCGGGTCTCTGCCGGGCTCGTATCTCACCTCGAACGGGGCCCGCGCGCTCAAGAAGTGCTGCGGCGGAAAGACGTCCGCGCCGCagagcgacggcgccgcctgcagctgctccggtGTGAAGAGCGCAAATGTGAAGTCGGCTGGACGCGCCAGCTCCATCTCGCGCGAGACCACCCCAACAACCTCTGCGCTCAGGTCACTCGTCCTGGCCGTGCCACGCGCGTCCTTGTCGCCGTGCGCAGATCCCCcttgcccctcctccgcgctgTCTACTTCCTCGCGAAGCACTGCGTTAGTGACGGGGTCGCGGTACCGGCggatgtggcggcgctggcgcacccGTAGCAACAAGTCGTTGCGGTAGTACCCGTTGACAAGCAACTGCGGCTCCGTGGAGGCGAATacctcgcggcggcggcgcttctgAGCTtgcaggtgcgccgccgccgctgcatcgtGCGCATCCGCGCACCCATCCCCGCCGACCCCGGTGCCGCTTGCACGGTCCTCttcatcctcctcgtcgctgccgctgccccagttcgtgctgcgccacccgcTGAAGATCGGCACGGTGCAgtagtggcggtggtggcgcgtgaggaggcgcagcgccgtccgcTGGCCTCGCACACCGCGTGCCGTCTGAACGGCTGTCCGCTTCGCCACCGTGGGCGGGAAGGCGCGCGACGCACTCTCGTCGCtatcgccgccgctgctgctactcggcacatcgtcgtcgccctcATCATCCCCTTCCGGCTCCTCCGCGCTGTCGTGCGCGGCACCCGCATCGCCGCGAGATGTCGTCTGCTGTGGCGTGGCGCGGTGAAGACATGGAACGACAAACGACGCAGGCAGGAAGGCCTCCACCTCGCGCCGCTCTCCCGCGTGTGCCGACGTACTCGGGtgatcggcgccgccgagcaTCGCCGACGATGTGGTGACGGTTGGCGTCACCGCAAAGGGCAGCTCGACACTAATGTAGCTGCGAAACGCCGGCATCGCGGGCTTCTcactgccggcggtggcgggagaGTCATGTGGAGCGGTCATGGCTCAGCAAAGCATACGGGCTATGTGTCGCGACTGCTCTTCCCGACCTTTTTCCCGCAGAGCTCATCACATGTCGAGCGTTGACCCAGGCCACGGGCAGGAGAAGGGAGCGGAATACATGCATGAGCCATGAgggcagagggggagagaatAGGGGGTGATGGTAGGAGGGCAGACGACGGTGATGGATATCAAGGAGGGCACGAGAGGCATGCAGCGGTgacagaggcggcgcgccgacgaGGGGTGTGCGCGACGGACAGGGGGAGATGCGATCGCCGTCGCTATCCCTCCGCTACTACTCCACCTCCACTTCCTTCCCACAGATCAGTCAATGA
It encodes the following:
- a CDS encoding T-complex protein 1, delta subunit, putative, which codes for MSAAIVNRAASGAAAPRRKGNESKKDNNTQTDVRLSNITAAKAVADCIRTSLGPRGMDKMIIDPKGETIISNDGATILSRLQVTHPCAKMLVDLSKAQDIEAGDGTTSVAVLCGALLRAVEELLNKGIHPTQISESFNECAKLAEKVLEDMSIKIDIDDRDTLIKAAITSLNSKVISQNSDLLAPMAVDAVRKIIRSNGDVDLRDIRVTSALGGTIDDTELIQNGMVFKQKASRVAGGPARIQDATIALIQFQLSPPKTDMESTVTITDYTQMDRALKEERKYLLGLCKAIKDAGVNVLLVQKSVLRDAVTAQSLDFLAKMKIMVVTDIERNDIDFITKTLGCMPVANLENLTKDKFGHAKTVIEEGTPSGKVIKIMGVQPPPPSSLNHELFGKTVCFFLRGSNSLMLEEAERALHDSLCVIRSIVKKRAIMPGGAAGEIEVCMQLGKYARERAEGMQTFCMRAYADAFEIIPYTLAENAGMQPISIVTELRNAHASGHVNSGVNVRKGCVTDMVEENVVQPLLVSTSAVRLASEAVMMILKIDDIIMTRI